Proteins from a genomic interval of Fusarium oxysporum Fo47 chromosome I, complete sequence:
- a CDS encoding uncharacterized protein (expressed protein) encodes MFVPIPPPPPPRPRHWHHSHRQGRGGIIIIIIIMCIISGAVAVGIATAIVVVFGGFTIDGHGSGTTRSSQLHETADIFLGIDVVPPPPSSGSTRLLEKNMTALSRVRRNH; translated from the exons ATGTTCGTACCTattccaccaccacctccacctcGACCAAGGCATTGGCATCACagccatcgccaagggcgcggcggcatcatcatcatcatcatcatcatgtgtATTATCTCCGGCGCCGTGGCCGTCGGCATTGCCACCGCAATTGTAGTTGTCTTCGGGGGCTTCACAATCGATGGACATGGGTCAGGAACG ACCAGGTCTTCTCAGCTCCACGAAACAGCGGAcatctttcttggcataGACGTTGTCCCCCCACCACCAAGTTCCGGGTCAACGaggttgttggagaagaacaTGACTGCCCTAAGTCGAGTGCGTCGCAATCATTAA
- a CDS encoding telomere repeat binding factor-domain-containing protein, producing the protein MAEPGQPELNAGMSPTGIKKEPTNEADILEGLGLDLDSIMQAATKRPFEDESNGDDPSKRVKTEAEPPSENALDLPQGAEEELEDGLALLVQNALSNVSDFVFGTSNDPMEIDGITDHTLPPPPPPPSPPSVSFFSDPQKYLRKASRHALGNLALSVLLLFSQSFDDSIKPIQDADSQHAKSFRDLQASFAQIKQIYSSGPILSADDPDLHDHESRTILDLANLAQFGIWLLQTTPSYSEAHQHFHAIFRGQVSDLGSDALDLYLSLKTQVAIDALAAKPQEQSKEQVLEEALINGMEEKLRGLHNGFDLTPADSEFITSVRSRKTSLEGEASTESAVLREKYKVDDLLRQVSTCVKTRLALMSDLGSRLGHPMRSSEETAVDLLGDTTGDPNLDLDDLSSFFEKTASGLVQDALAGLTEDTTATPAEANPQPEQTPTVTETIEPPPAVEPTKSPEKEPTLTPQTNGKVECTQQDYKELEALVAQSTDHYVKTTLHGLSPVPYQPTVPTSTTQTYLNQLQQQQAQNPYYASYTQSIPEPQPPPQEPGHQLPPHQTCSSALLYDKARQAALSKNASHTRREGIHSTRRPWTQDEEKALMAGLDLVKGPHWSQILTLFGAQGTVSDILKDRTQVQLKDKARNLKLFFLKTNSEMPYYLQAVTGELKTRAPTQAARKEAEERARMNSEEDQAKIQGIMTLAGGLQNSPQGQGRAAGTPASAVGSGVMTPAQNAAQAASSQQSQAHNQAAAHSYNPATSSGYPPSTLPQSRPSVMSATQQSPHQAAHPQSQMSMSPQTPRSQQQQLPQQHHSAMHSPAHAQAAAQARSHTSTPVGQLHHSPPPQHTPTPQRATQHHPQPHFPPAPHTQLTFPSPPPANATPNMHAHGQVPVPDTQTQMDQHMHDNAAEAALLQGLQAAVAESM; encoded by the exons ATGGCTGAGCCTGGCCAGCCGGAGCTCAACGCGGGAATGTCCCCGACGG GGATTAAGAAAGAGCCCACCAATGAAGCTGACATTCTCGAGGGCCTCGGCCTTGACCTCGATTCCATCATGCAAGCTGCGACTAAACGACCATTCGAAGACGAGTCTAACGGCGACGACCCATCTAAGAGGGTTAAGACTGAAGCCGAACCTCCCTCTGAGAATGCACTGGATCTACCTCAAGGTGCTGAAGAAGAACTCGAAGAtggccttgcgcttctcgtACAGAATGCGCTCAGCAATGTCAGCGACTTCGTCTTCGGTACCTCGAACGATCCCATGGAGATTGATGGCATTACCGACCATACCCTacctccgccgccgcctcctccctCACCTCCTTCAGTCTCGTTCTTCTCAGACCCTCAGAAGTATTTGCGCAAAGCCAGTCGACATGCGCTTGGCAACTTG GCACTTTCTGTCCTCCTCTTATTCTCGCAATCATTCGACGACTCGATAAAACCTATCCAAGATGCCGATTCACAACACGCCAAGTCATTTCGCGACCTACAAGCTTCTTTTGCGCAGATCAAGCAAATATATTCTTCTGGGCCCATTCTATCAGCCGACGATCCAGACCTCCATGACCACGAATCCCGTACGATCCTCGATCTAGCGAACCTTGCTCAATTCGGTATCTGGCTATTACAAACCACGCCATCCTATTCCGAAGCTCATCAGCACTTCCATGCGATCTTCAGAGGCCAAGTCTCAGACCTCGGTTCCGATGCGCTCGATCTATACCTTTCCCTCAAAACCCAGGTAGCCATCGATGCGCTTGCTGCAAAACCCCAGGAGCAATCCAAGGAGCAAGTTTTGGAAGAGGCACTAATCAATGGCATGGAAGAAAAGCTACGGGGGCTTCATAACGGGTTCGATCTTACGCCTGCTGATTCTGAGTTCATCACTTCCGTCCGATCGAGGAAAACGTCTCTTGAGGGTGAAGCTTCTACCGAATCTG CTGTTTTGAGAGAAAAGTATAAGGTCGACGATTTATTGCGCCAAGTCTCGACATGTGTAAAGACACGCCTTGCATTGATGTCGGACCTGGGATCTAGACTAGGCCACCCTATGCGATCTAGCGAAGAGACTGCAGTTGACCTCTTGGGCGATACGACCGGCGATCCGAACCTCGACTTGGATGATCTCTCATCCTTCTTTGAGAAGACAGCTTCTGGGCTTGTTCAAGATGCTTTGGCTGGATTGACCGAAGATACTACTGCCACCCCTGCCGAGGCAAATCCTCAACCTGAACAAACACCCACTGTCACCGAAACAATCGAACCGCCACCAGCGGTCGAGCCTACCAAGAGCCCCGAGAAGGAGCCTACCTTGACTCCTCAGACAAACGGCAAGGTGGAATGCACTCAACAAGATTACAAGGAGCTAGAGGCGCTGGTAGCCCAGAGCACAGATCACTATGTCAAGACTACACTACATGGTTTGTCGCCGGTACCCTATCAGCCTACAGTTCCAACAAGCACGA CCCAAACATATCTAAATCagctccaacaacaacaggCCCAAAACCCGTACTATGCATCATATACGCAGAGTATCCCTGAGCCACAACCACCACCTCAAGAACCGGGTCATCAGCTGCCACCACATCAAACCTGCTCCAGTGCATTATTATACGACAAGGCTCGTCAAGCAGCCCTCTCTAAAAACGCGTCTCAtacaagaagagaaggcaTCCACTCAACACGTCGGCCGTGGACTCAGGACGAAGAGAAGGCTCTAATGGCAGGCTTGGACTTGGTCAAAGGGCCCCACTGGAGTCAGATACTCACCCTGTTTGGGGCGCAGGGCACAGTATCAGATATACTGAAAGATCGAACACAAGTTcagctcaaggacaaggcccGTAACCTCAAGTTGTTCTTCCTCAAGACCAACTCCGAGATGCCATATTATCTCCAGGCAGTCACTGGAGAGCTCAAGACACGAGCTCCCACACAGGCAGCGCGAAAGGAGGCTGAAGAACGCGCAAGGATGAACTCGGAGGAGGACCAGGCAAAGATTCAGGGAATCATGACACTGGCTGGAGGATTGCAGAACTCTccacaaggacaaggaagGGCTGCAGGAACGCCAGCATCAGCCGTTGGCTCGGGAGTTATGACGCCTGCTCAGAATGCGGCCCAGGCAGCGTCGTCGCAGCAAAGCCAGGCGCACAATCAAGCAGCTGCCCATTCGTATAACCCAGCCACTTCATCGGGATATCCACCATCGACTTTGCCGCAGTCAAGGCCAAGCGTCATGTCGGCAACACAACAGTCGCCCCATCAAGCAGCGCATCCTCAATCACAAATGTCTATGTCTCCTCAGACCCCGCGAtcccagcaacagcaactACCTCAGCAGCACCACAGTGCTATGCACTCTCCCGCCCACGCCCAGGCTGCTGCTCAAGCTCGTTCCCATACTTCGACACCCGTCGGACAGCTACATCACTCTCCGCCGCCACAACATACACCAACTCCTCAACGTGCGAcccaacaccatcctcagcctcactTCCCGCCTGCTCCACATACCCAGCTCACATTCCCTTCTCCTCCCCCCGCAAATGCCACGCCTAACATGCACGCACATGGTCAGGTGCCAGTTCCAGATACGCAAACACAGATGGATCAACACATGCACGACAATGCTGCGGAGGCGGCCCTGTTGCAAGGACTTCAGGCAGCGGTGGCAGAGTCTATGTAA
- a CDS encoding Smg-4/UPF3 family-domain-containing protein, whose translation MSSQAPQVLSRRANGGPQTSSNQTSEPTKGKGSHENSSHGKARGRGSNARSTEANKHANESETPKPTKTKAHNEGEKLVIRRLPPGMTQAEFVSILGSEWELGKGKVDWFSFAGGKISTDPSKPSRPGRAYVHVMKKDDILPLSDAVRTAVWEDAKASSNSPSLIGPPSVEFAIYKKVPSNKKRTDARQGTIDQDPEFMAFLEELANPAPPKETVEGEEGDDLGKVETKVTTTPLIEYLKEKKANKAKESSSSKNSKHGQDSRSAKGKNSSKDEDSGKKKGKESKAEKGEKTPKETVKILTKKATSEPNAETSKTNAKSQPNDSSAQETAPKSRRAGILAAARILQRDLGLSPGSAHRKARQDAAKAEADAKTPEKESTSTAEAKASASESPSTPVKSAEAEAPEPKGRGAANANKQQQSNRRTRGGKNAEKSNQKEKGKENSKEKERVKESTSSQPAPNPPIVLLKKKATDAESNPPAKPANTTTQVPAAQGGRSKADNAAGGSKGGPNKGSNAQKKPPTVSPDATRGFVKHANPSQGVTEALLKQTLSAFGTITFVEIDKRKGFAYVDFAEHEGLVKAVTASPIPVAQGTVQVLERKDKKPASTNANAATTAPAPVAGSAAPEKASGRGRRGRGGGNKVKDSGPNNQGTAPPPPPAPANAGG comes from the exons ATGTCATCTCAAGCACCACAAGTCCTGTCTCGACGGGCAAACGGAGGTCCTCAGACATCATCAAATCAGACCTCAGAACCAACAAAG GGAAAGGGGTCACACGAGAACAGTTCTCATGGAAAAGCTAGAGGGAGAGGCTCTAATGCAAGATCTACCGAGGCCAATAAG CATGCGAATGAAAGCGAAACTCCAAAACCCACCAAAACCAAGGCTCATAATGAGGGTGAAAAGCTCGTGATACGTCGTCTACCTCCTGGAATGACCCAGGCAGAATTTGTATCAATTCTTGGAAGTGAGTGGGAGTTGGGTAAGGGCAAGGTTGACTGGTTTTCCTTCGCTGGAGGAAAGATTTCCACTGA CCCCTCGAAACCTTCTCGGCCTGGTCGCGCCTACGTTCATGTTATGAAAAAGGATGATATCTTGCCTCTGAGCGATGCTGTGCGAACCGCTGTCTGGGAGGATGCGAAGGCATCTTCTAATAGCCCTTCTTTGATTGGTCCTCCTTCAGTTGAGTTTGCCATTTACAAGAAGGTCCCAAGCAATAAGAAGCGCACCGATGCTCGACAGGGAACAATCGATCAGGATCCTGAATTCATGGCTTTCTTGGAGGAACTAGCGAACCCAGCACCGCCAAAAGAAACCGtcgaaggagaagagggcgaCGACCTTGGTAAGGTGGAGACTAAAGTCACCACTACGCCACTCATCGAGTacctcaaggagaagaaggcaaacAAAGCCAAGGAGAGCTCATCCTCTAAAAATTCCAAACATGGACAGGATTCTAGGAGCGCTAAGGGGAAGAACTCGTCCAAGGACGAAGACTCgggtaagaagaagggcaaagAGTCCAAGGCCGAAAAAGGCGAAAAGACCCCTAAGGAAACCGTCAAGATCCTCACCAAGAAGGCGACTTCTGAGCCGAATGCGGAGACCTCGAAGACCAATGCTAAAAGCCAGCCCAATGACTCCAGCGCCCAGGAAACTGCACCCAAGAGCCGACGTGCGGGAATTTTGGCTGCAGCAAGGATCCTTCAGCGAGATCTTGGTCTCAGTCCCGGAAGTGCGCATAGAAAGGCACGTCAAGACGCTGccaaagcagaagcagatgCAAAGACACCAGAAAAGGAGAGCACATCTACTGCCGAAGCAAAGGCCAGTGCTTCTGAAAGCCCATCTACGCCTGTAAAATCAGCCGAGGCCGAAGCACCAGAACCGAAGGGACGAGGTGCTGCAAATGCCAACAAACAGCAGCAATCAAACCGCAGAACTCGAGGCGGAAAGAATGCTGAGAAGAGCAATCAAaaggagaagggcaaggaaaacagcaaagagaaggagagagtTAAGGAGAGCACATCGAGTCAACCAGCTCCCAACCCTCCAATTGTGCTCCTCAAGAAAAAGGCTACTGATGCTGAATCCAACCCACCGGCGAAGCCAGCGAATACCACAACGCAAGTACCGGCCGCACAGGGAGGGAGATCGAAAGCAGACAATGCAGCCGGTGGTTCCAAAGGCGGACCCAATAAAGGGTCTAATGCCCAGAAGAAACCCCCGACTGTTTCTCCTGACGCTACTCGTGGCTTTGTCAAGCATGCCAACCCCTCTCAAGGTGTTACTGAGGCGTTACTTAAACAAACGCTCTCAGCTTTTGGGACAATTACCTTTGTTGAAATTGACAAGCGCAAGGGGTTTGCTTATGTTGACTTTGCTGAACACGAGGGTCTTGTGAAGGCTGTTACAGCCAGCCCTATCCCTGTTGCACAGGGCACTGTGCAAGTTTTGGAGcgcaaggacaagaagccTGCCAGCACGAATGCAAACGCGGCGACGACAGCACCAGCCCCAGTTGCTGGATCTGCTGCGCCGGAAAAGGCATCTGGTCGTGGTCGACGTGGACGAGGTGGAGGTAATAAGGTAAAGGATTCTGGTCCTAATAATCAAGGgactgctcctcctcctcctccagctccagccaACGCTGGCGGCTGA
- a CDS encoding Metallo-dependent phosphatase-like protein, whose protein sequence is MASGVPRPGPANLGPNAGLDEWLEEAKQCHYLPERAMKELCEKVKEILMEESNIQPVCTPVTVCGDIHGQFYDLLELFRVSGGMPGESNVQAPKTSTTVITSDDIEPPTEITNPKLRKKIKSSGENATSSGAEETEAVEAEEDPDSTMADQTESGVTVNKSSQSADTRYIFLGDFVDRGYFSLETFTLLMCLKAKYPDRIVLVRGNHESRQITQVYGFYEECQQKYGNASVWKACCHVFDFLVLAAIIDGEILCVHGGLSPEIRTIDQIRVVARAQEIPHEGAFCDLVWSDPEDVETWAISPRGAGWLFGDKVATEFNHVNGLKLIARAHQLVNEGYKYHFPENSVVTVWSAPNYCYRCGNVASIMAVDKDLNPRFSIFSAVPDDQRHVPANRRGPGDYFL, encoded by the exons ATGGCTTCAGGCGTACCTCGACCGGGCCCTGCGAACCTGGGGCCCAATGCCGGCCTTGATGAGTGGCTAGAGGAGGCCAAACAATGTCATTACTTGCCTGAGCGCGCTATGAAGGAGTTGTgcgagaaggtcaaggagatTTTGATGGAAG AATCCAACATTCAGCCAGTCTGCACCCCCGTCACTGTGTGCGGCGACATTCATGGCCAGTTTTACGACCTTCTAGAGCTCTTCCGGGTATCTGGCGGTATGCCAGGCGAGTCCAACGTGCAGGCGCCGAAGACATCTACCACCGTCATTACCTCGGACGACATCGAGCCGCCAACAGAGATCACAAACCCCaagttgaggaagaagataaaGTCTTCGGGCGAGAATGCAACATCCAGCGGCGCGGAGGAGACCGAGGCAGTCGAGGCAGAGGAGGATCCTGATTCCACAATGGCGGACCAGACCGAATCTGGCGTCACAGTGAACAAGTCAAGTCAAAGTGCCGATACTCGATACATTTTCCTGGGAGATTTCGTGGATCGAGGTTACTTCAGTCTGGAGACATTCACATTACTAATGTGCCTGAAGGCGAA ATACCCTGACAGAATAGTGCTTGTTCGTGGTAACCACGAGTCTCGACAAATTACCCAGGTGTATGGATTCTACGAAGAGTGTCAGCAAAAGTACGGCAACGCCTCTGTTTGGAAGGCCTGCTGTCATGTGTTCGATTTCCTCGTCCTTGCCGCCATCATCGACGGTGAGATTCTCTGCGTCCACGGTGGTTTGAGTCCTGAGATTAGGACGATTGATCAAATCCGAGTTGTTGCCCGTGCGCAAGAGATTCCCCACGAGGGCGCGTTCTGTGACTTGGTGTGGTCAGATCCAGAAGATGTCGAAACGTGGGCTATCAGCCCTCGTGGCGCTGGGTGGCTATTCGGAGACAAAGTCGCTACTGAATTCAATCATGTCAACGGTTTGAAATTGATTGCTCGAGCCCATCAGCTCGTTAACGAGGGTTACAAG TATCATTTCCCAGAGAACTCGGTAGTGACTGTCTGGTCGGCACCTAACTACTGCTACCGCTGTGGTAATGTTGCTTCTATCATGGCTGTGGATAAGGACTTGAACCCTAGGTTTAGCATTTTCTCTGCCGTTCCTGACGATCAGAGGCATGTCCCGGCAAACAGAAGGGGACCTGGTGATTACTTCCTGTGA
- a CDS encoding S-adenosyl-L-methionine-dependent methyltransferase, translating into MPKPKGSKSNPIQNAINEWIGSGQASKTETDQEWNAQLLNSAPKRFTIYEPMVLLPTGSFTSLPWTTTLQDAGPDSCQQLWSQILAQLSTQAKEPLTHLAVNEGIPLHKAGEEADENVRRSPSGLRTLCGDFGSSDASADEPSEEDFENTLWVSTKQNGIFQTWAPSWTMFSRGNVKEKARLLDMGNKTLQGSWAVDLYAGIGYFVFSYARLGMRVLCWEINPWSVEGLRRGAKANRWSVRIVQGEDLALPNEDIVNGGEQIIVFLESNEKALQRIQSLQGNGMAQDIRHINCGFLPTSEPTWRDTWDISSPASETWLHLHENVGANDTETRRQEIQRKLDDWSQGTDRAAKAEHIELVKTFAPGVWHCVFDVHVYKI; encoded by the coding sequence ATGCCAAAACCAAAGGGCTCAAAAAGCAATCCAATACAAAATGCCATCAACGAATGGATTGGCTCAGGCCAAGCTTCCAAAACAGAAACGGATCAAGAATGGAATGCCCAACTCTTAAACAGCGCACCCAAGCGCTTTACCATCTATGAACCAATGGTCTTGCTGCCCACAGGAAGCTTCACATCCTTACCCTGGACAACCACATTACAAGACGCCGGCCCAGATTCATGCCAACAACTTTGGTCCCAGATCCTAGCACAACTGTCGACACAGGCAAAGGAGCCATTGACTCATCTCGCCGTGAATGAAGGCATCCCTCTACACAAGGCAGGTGAGGAGGCGGATGAGAATgtgagaagaagcccaagtGGGCTGCGCACTCTCTGCGGAGATTTTGGGTCCTCAGATGCCTCAGCGGATGAACCTTCCGAAGAAGATTTTGAAAACACTTTATGGGTTTCGACGAAGCAAAATGGGATATTCCAAACCTGGGCACCCAGCTGGACAATGTTTAGCCGGGGAAATGTCAAAGAGAAAGCAAGACTGTTAGATATGGGAAACAAGACACTTCAGGGCTCATGGGCGGTTGACCTCTATGCTGGAATCGGCTACTTTGTTTTCTCATATGCTCGACTTGGCATGAGAGTCTTATGCTGGGAGATCAATCCATGGAGTGTCGAAGGTCTACGACGTGGCGCAAAAGCAAATCGATGGAGCGTTCGAATTGTCCAAGGTGAAGACTTGGCCCTACCAAACGAAGACATCGTAAACGGAGGAGAGCAGATTATTGTGTTCCTGGAGAGCAATGAGAAAGCTCTACAGAGGATACAGTCGCTACAGGGTAATGGCATGGCACAAGACATACGGCACATCAACTGTGGTTTCCTACCAACAAGCGAACCAACTTGGAGAGACACATGGGATATTTCCTCTCCAGCCAGTGAGACatggcttcatcttcacGAAAACGTTGGCGCAAACGACACAGAAACAAGACGCCAGGAGATACAGCGCAAACTCGACGACTGGAGCCAAGGAACAGATCGGGCAGCCAAGGCCGAGCATatcgagcttgtcaagaCATTCGCACCAGGCGTCTGGCACTGCGTCTTTGACGTTCATGTTTACAAGATCTAG
- a CDS encoding origin recognition complex, subunit 6 translates to MSRQIEQALLSLMPTYGSDLPPALVELAGSLLAQSRHQASTLKADEEIARTYACANIACDRLKITLDLPPIEPRPPIPPRIYKRLYTHLDNILRGNSTPTRATPGRTRTPGSKFRDADNSPASGSRPLPSRATPTKEQSLAQFRTPTKGATGTPTKSTRKKEAFAGVNLHAWIQPTTRWVCAETDHKKLAPTILAGMENIITPAGRRTDDEWVLQNLTALFAAIYFFVTMRVKALASGEGIDREGYVPLRKEILALLARARNEVIVKDLAEEDAWEGWSTVKSKDFDDAVAKVNERAWLTGDWYQGIADVVKLSQRSHLEDVEMQDEETIPKMQIKKADTMFQDKYDFLSEAKRTKYMHWKEDMFAKIALSTTQGAAMEVDT, encoded by the exons ATGAGTCGCCAAATTGAGCAAGCGCTGCTCTCATTAATGCCAACATATGGCTCTGATCTACCTCCAGCTCTCGTTGAACTTGCAGGTTCTTTGCTTGCCCAGTCTCGGCATCAAGCAAGTACCCTAAAGGCAGATGAAGAGATTGCTAGAACATATGCTTGCGCAAACATTGCGTGTGATCG CCTAAAAATCACTCTTGATCTTCCGCCTATCGAACCAAGACCGCCAATTCCTCCTCGTATCTACAAGCGTCTCTACACTCATCTTGATAACATTCTGCGCGGCAACTCAACTCCTACAAGAGCTACTCCAGGACGAACAAGAACACCAGGTTCAAAATTCCGTGATGCCGATAACTCACCCGCCTCTGGCTCACGACCACTACCATCAagagcaacaccaacaaaagaacaaagtTTAGCGCAGTTCAGGACACCAACAAAGGGGGCTACTGGTACACCGACAAAATCTACTCGCAAGAAGGAAGCTTTCGCCGGAGTTAATCTTCATGCATGGATTCAACCTACCACAAGATGGGTATGTGCAGAAACTGACCACAAGAAACTGGCTCCTACGATTTTGGCTGGCATGGAGAACATCATAACACCTGCAGGTCGACGAACAGATGACGAGTGGGTTCTGCAGAATCTCACGGCTTTGTTTGCCGCCATCTACTTTTTCGTAACTATGCGGGTCAAAGCTCTTGCTTCTGGCGAAGGTATTGACAGGGAAGGATATGTCCCTCTTCGAAAAGAGATCCTTGCTCTACTTGCCAGAGCACGAAATGAAGTTATAGTTAAGGATCTGGCGGAGGAGGATGCTTGGGAAGGTTGGTCGACCGTCAAGTCCAAGGATTTCGACGATGCGGTTGCTAAAGTCAACGAACGAGCATGGCTCACGGGTGACTGGTATCAAGGAATCGCAGATGTCGTCAAGCTGTCCCAAAGAAGCCACCTCGAGGACGTCGAGATGCAGGATGAGGAGACGATCCCAAAGATGCAAATCAAAAAGGCAGACACCATGTTTCAAGACAAGTACGACTTTCTCAGCGAGGCGAAACGGACAAAGTACATGCACTGGAAGGAAGATATGTTCGCCAAAATTGCTCTATCGACAACCCAAGGTGCTGCCATGGAGGTAGATACATAG
- a CDS encoding amino acid permease/ SLC12A domain-containing protein, with product MVPSISIGGSIGTAVFISIGTGLAHGGPGSLFLAYTLYSVMVGLVNNCMAEMAVQHPVSGAFIRMAGHWVDEAFGFMVGWNFFLYEALGVPFEVPASNIVLKFWRDDISVAAVVAACIVLCSVINLGAGFLGSLWIAAFACVGREYVSMIAGEAKSPRVYLKNAFKTTYIRFGIFFILSSLRVDIILPYNDPTLVGIVNGVDGAGTGAASPYVIAMGNLGIGVLYHVVNGLPVSSIFSSVPLQLGSQGQAPKFLLKCTSLGLPVYCLGIFMPFPFPTFLAVSNDSVVVLTWLTTVITAAEIIDHIVISITSIFFYRACKAQGIDCPTPPYCGWFQPYSAYISATFSTCVVYYYGYSTFLPGNFTISGFFTCYTMVLVAPITFFG from the exons ATGGTCCCATCCATCT CTATCGGAGGCTCAATCGGAACTGCTGTCTTCATCTCTATCGGCACTGGCCTCGCCCATGGTGGCCCAGGAAGTCTGTTTCTCGCGTACACCTTATACTCTGTCATGGTAGGCCTTGTAAATAACTGCATGGCTGAGATGGCAGTGCAGCATCCTGTGTCCGGTGCTTTCATTAGAATGGCGGGACACTGGGTTGACGAGGCTTTTGGTTTCATGGTTGGGTGGAACTTCTTTCTCTATGAAGCCCTCGGGGTGCCGTTTGAGGTACCGGCTTCGAATATTGTGCTTAAGTTTTGGAGGGATGATATATCTGTTGCAGCAGTTGTCGCGGCTTGTATTGTTCTTTGTAG TGTTATAAACCTGGGTGCC GGGTTCCTCGGCTCCCTATGGATCGCAGCTTTCGCCTGTGTTGGCCGTGAGTATGTCTCTATGATCGCTGGAGAGGCCAAGTCGCCGCGGGTTTACCTCAAGAATGCTTTTAAAACCACATACATCCGGTTCGGTATATTTTTCATTCTGTCGTCCCTCCGTGTTGATATCATTCTCCCTTACAATGACCCTACCCTTGTGGGTATTGTCAACGGGGTTGACGGTGCTGGAACAGGAGCTGCCTCCCCCTATGTTATCGCCATGGGAAATCTTGGAATAGGAGTTCTTTACCATGTCGTCAATGGCCTTCCCGTCTCAAGCATCTTCTCGTCTG TCCCTTTACAGCTTGGCTCTCAAGGACAGGCCCCCAAATTCTTACTCAAGTGCACATCCCTCGGTCTCCCTGTTTACTGTCTAGGCATCTTCATGCCATTCCCTTTTCCAACCTTTTTGGCCGTCTCAAATGACTCCGTTGTCGTCCTCACCTGGCTCACCACTGTCATCACCGCCGCTGAGATCATCGACCACATTGTGATCTCAATTACGTCCATTTTCTTCTACCGAGCTTGTAAAGCACAAGGTATCGATTGCCCAACACCTCCCTACTGTGGCTGGTTCCAGCCCTATAGCGCCTATATCTCGGCCACGTTCTCGACATGCGTTGTCTACTACTACGGATACAGCACATTCCTGCCTGGCAACTTTACCATCAGTGGCTTCTTCACTTGTTATACCATGGTACTTGTTGCACCTATCACCTTTTTCGGTTAG